Proteins co-encoded in one Alphaproteobacteria bacterium PA2 genomic window:
- the ccoG gene encoding cytochrome c oxidase accessory protein CcoG, whose translation MVVVIDRTRKVSGENAAGPVSVADRVRKQSDPGGGLYKRRAPIYPKLVHGRWRAIKWAMMIITLAIYYITPWIRWDRPGILPDQAVLIDFTGRRFYLFDLQFWPQEVYFVTGLLVLSALALFLVSALFGRLWCGYACPQTIWTDLFIYVERLFEGDRNARMRLDAAPWSFNKVWRKVGKHLTWLVVAFSTGGAWIFYFHDAPTVLPAFWQGQAPATAYVFCALLTFTTYVFAGGMREQVCIYMCPWPRIQGGMLDNHSLQITYKHDRGEPRGPHKKDATWEGRGDCIDCGQCVIVCPMGIDIRDGSQLACINCGLCADACDEVMARVGRPKGLVAYDTDSAVTDRVEGREGVYRLIRPRTLVYAGALALVAVVMLWGLTHRTFISVHVLRDRNPTFVRLHDGAIRNGYTLKIANRSFTTGAARIEFEGPKGARLETPASAATTGPIFALVEANTDRAVRVFVTVPEDSLHGPHLPAKFTVTLPGGTEAVETTFDSDAEDDDD comes from the coding sequence ATGGTCGTTGTCATAGATCGGACCCGCAAAGTCTCGGGGGAGAACGCTGCGGGACCGGTCTCGGTCGCCGACCGGGTTCGCAAACAAAGCGACCCGGGCGGCGGCCTCTACAAGCGAAGGGCGCCGATCTACCCCAAGCTGGTCCACGGCCGGTGGCGGGCGATCAAGTGGGCGATGATGATCATCACCCTGGCGATCTACTACATCACGCCCTGGATTCGATGGGATCGGCCCGGGATCCTGCCCGATCAGGCGGTTCTCATCGACTTCACGGGGCGCCGCTTCTACCTGTTTGACCTGCAGTTCTGGCCGCAGGAAGTGTATTTCGTCACCGGCCTGCTGGTCCTTTCGGCCCTGGCCCTTTTCCTGGTTTCGGCCCTGTTCGGCCGACTGTGGTGCGGCTATGCCTGCCCCCAGACCATCTGGACCGACCTCTTCATCTATGTGGAGCGGCTGTTCGAGGGCGACCGGAACGCCCGCATGCGTCTCGACGCAGCGCCCTGGTCGTTCAACAAGGTCTGGCGCAAGGTCGGCAAGCACCTGACCTGGCTGGTTGTGGCTTTTTCCACCGGCGGCGCCTGGATCTTCTACTTTCACGACGCGCCCACCGTCCTGCCGGCCTTCTGGCAGGGTCAGGCGCCAGCGACGGCCTATGTCTTCTGCGCCCTGCTGACCTTCACCACCTATGTCTTCGCCGGCGGGATGCGCGAGCAGGTTTGCATCTATATGTGCCCCTGGCCCCGCATCCAGGGTGGCATGCTGGACAATCATTCCCTCCAGATCACCTACAAGCACGACCGGGGCGAGCCTCGCGGTCCGCACAAGAAGGACGCCACCTGGGAGGGACGCGGCGACTGCATTGACTGCGGCCAGTGCGTCATCGTCTGTCCCATGGGGATCGATATCCGCGACGGTTCGCAGCTTGCCTGCATCAACTGCGGCCTCTGCGCCGATGCCTGCGATGAGGTCATGGCCAGGGTCGGCCGACCCAAGGGCCTGGTCGCCTACGACACGGACTCGGCCGTCACAGACCGGGTTGAAGGCCGGGAGGGCGTCTATCGCCTGATCCGCCCCCGGACACTGGTCTATGCCGGAGCCCTGGCTCTTGTCGCCGTCGTGATGTTGTGGGGTCTGACCCACCGGACCTTCATCAGCGTGCACGTCCTTCGCGACCGCAATCCGACCTTTGTGCGACTTCATGATGGGGCGATCCGCAATGGCTACACGCTGAAAATCGCCAATCGCAGTTTCACGACCGGCGCCGCCAGGATCGAATTCGAAGGACCCAAGGGGGCCCGGCTGGAAACCCCGGCTTCCGCGGCCACCACAGGGCCGATCTTCGCCCTTGTCGAGGCCAATACCGATCGCGCCGTCAGGGTGTTTGTCACCGTGCCGGAGGACTCGCTGCACGGGCCCCATCTGCCGGCGAAATTCACTGTAACCCTGCCTGGCGGCACGGAAGCCGTCGAAACGACCTTTGACTCTGATGCTGAGGACGATGATGACTGA
- a CDS encoding universal stress protein UspA, which translates to MSYRTLLTHAQPYGASDLRVEAAAALAIDLDAVLVGLAAESLPVYAISDPYGMAAPQLTSILVEQQTKNLEDAHKRFQEHAGSARQAWRSIRDLPTPSLARAARSADLILVGGVTAEAQDKNYAVNTGELILTAGRPVLVVPPSGGRLAAKKVLIAWKDSRESRRAVYDSLPFLLGADEVMILGVGAAEDAESLHFETTDVAEQLKRHGVKSCRPTVAPATGGGVEDEILSQIDGFGADLVVAGGYGHSRATEWVLGGVTRTLLHLPDRFVLLSH; encoded by the coding sequence ATGTCCTATCGGACCCTGCTGACCCATGCCCAACCCTATGGCGCCTCTGACCTCAGGGTCGAAGCCGCCGCCGCCCTGGCGATAGACCTGGACGCTGTCCTCGTCGGTCTGGCGGCAGAATCCCTGCCCGTCTACGCCATCAGCGATCCCTATGGCATGGCGGCGCCCCAGCTGACCTCCATCCTGGTGGAACAGCAGACCAAGAACCTCGAGGACGCCCACAAGCGCTTCCAGGAGCATGCCGGATCGGCCCGTCAGGCGTGGCGTTCCATCCGCGACCTGCCGACTCCGTCCCTGGCCCGCGCGGCGCGCTCGGCAGACCTGATCCTCGTCGGCGGTGTGACCGCCGAAGCCCAGGACAAGAACTATGCGGTCAACACTGGAGAGTTGATCCTGACAGCGGGCCGCCCCGTCCTGGTTGTCCCGCCGTCTGGCGGACGCCTGGCCGCAAAGAAGGTCCTGATAGCCTGGAAGGACAGTCGCGAATCCCGCAGGGCTGTTTATGACTCCCTGCCCTTCCTTCTGGGGGCGGACGAGGTGATGATCCTGGGGGTCGGCGCCGCTGAAGACGCGGAATCCCTGCACTTCGAAACCACAGACGTGGCTGAACAGCTCAAGCGCCATGGTGTGAAGTCCTGCCGGCCGACTGTGGCGCCAGCCACAGGCGGAGGGGTGGAGGATGAAATCCTTTCCCAAATTGACGGCTTCGGCGCTGATCTGGTGGTGGCCGGCGGCTATGGCCACAGCCGGGCGACAGAGTGGGTGCTTGGCGGGGTCACAAGGACGCTCCTGCACCTGCCTGACCGGTTCGTCCTGCTCAGCCACTGA
- a CDS encoding CcoQ/FixQ family Cbb3-type cytochrome c oxidase assembly chaperone — MSSLTYETVARIAQQGGTVYFGVMFLAGVAYALWPKNREAFQDLARLPLEDDEDDHVGA; from the coding sequence ATGAGCAGCCTGACCTACGAAACCGTCGCGCGCATCGCCCAGCAGGGAGGAACGGTCTACTTCGGCGTCATGTTCCTCGCCGGCGTTGCCTATGCCCTTTGGCCGAAGAACCGCGAAGCCTTCCAGGACCTCGCGCGCCTTCCGCTAGAAGATGATGAGGACGATCATGTCGGAGCGTAA
- a CDS encoding PAS domain-containing sensor histidine kinase, with translation MSLSFLSTHLSSGRTLTQRLLANLAAIGVVALSLALYAVLQPMMAGHIGLVLLIPSLLLAAAIVDRGSVLLLTALGLAGVLALTGLETLSQPANLIEVAAYIILGPCFAYGGWRLKVSNAAAAAAIRQAEERGAHLQSILDTVPDAMIVIDERGIIHSFSVAAERLFGWRSDEVIGRNISEMMPEPYRSAHDNYILRYLATGEARIVGIGRVVVGERKDGSTFPMELSVGEMKSGEHRYFTGFVMDLTETQAVERRMQEMQSELIHVSRLTSMGEMASALAHELNQPLSAIANYMKGSVRLLEAPAPDLSKVRSALAQAGDQALRAGAIIRKLRDFITRGEAETQAEHLPKLIEEAGALAMVGAKEMGIRLLFELSPNADLVIADKVQIQQVVLNLMRNSLDCMVDSPVRTLTVATELDDDEMVEVSVTDTGPGIDPEVASRLFQPFVTTKAEGMGVGLSICRTIIEAHGGKIWFEPGPTGGTSFRFTLRRAKTDDHA, from the coding sequence ATGTCGCTTAGTTTTCTGTCCACGCACCTTTCAAGTGGTCGAACCCTGACGCAGCGCCTTCTGGCGAACCTGGCGGCGATCGGTGTGGTCGCCCTTTCCCTGGCGCTGTACGCCGTCCTGCAGCCCATGATGGCCGGCCATATCGGCCTGGTCCTGCTGATCCCGTCACTCCTGCTTGCGGCGGCGATCGTTGACCGGGGATCCGTGCTCCTGCTCACCGCCCTGGGCCTGGCCGGCGTTCTGGCCCTGACCGGGCTCGAGACGCTTTCACAGCCTGCAAACCTGATCGAAGTGGCGGCCTACATCATCCTGGGGCCCTGCTTCGCCTATGGGGGGTGGCGACTGAAGGTTTCCAACGCCGCCGCTGCTGCTGCGATCCGGCAAGCTGAAGAGCGTGGGGCGCACCTTCAATCCATTCTCGACACCGTGCCTGACGCCATGATCGTCATTGACGAGCGGGGGATCATCCACTCGTTCTCCGTCGCAGCAGAGCGGCTGTTTGGCTGGAGGTCCGACGAGGTCATAGGCCGCAACATCAGCGAGATGATGCCGGAACCCTACCGGTCAGCCCATGACAACTACATCCTGCGCTATCTCGCGACCGGTGAAGCCCGCATCGTGGGTATCGGCCGGGTCGTCGTCGGTGAGCGCAAGGACGGGTCGACCTTTCCCATGGAACTGTCCGTGGGCGAGATGAAGTCGGGCGAACATCGCTACTTCACCGGCTTTGTGATGGACCTGACGGAAACCCAGGCCGTCGAACGCCGCATGCAGGAAATGCAGTCGGAACTGATCCACGTCTCCCGCCTGACCTCCATGGGCGAAATGGCTTCAGCCCTGGCGCACGAGCTGAATCAGCCCCTGTCTGCGATCGCGAACTACATGAAGGGGTCTGTCCGTCTGCTTGAGGCCCCAGCGCCTGACCTGTCCAAGGTCAGGAGCGCCCTGGCCCAGGCCGGTGATCAGGCCCTCCGGGCCGGCGCCATCATCCGCAAGCTGAGGGATTTCATCACCCGGGGGGAAGCTGAAACCCAGGCCGAACACCTTCCCAAACTGATCGAGGAAGCTGGCGCCCTTGCCATGGTCGGGGCCAAGGAAATGGGTATCCGGCTGCTGTTCGAGCTGTCCCCCAATGCGGATCTGGTGATCGCGGACAAGGTTCAGATCCAGCAGGTCGTGCTGAACCTCATGCGAAACAGCCTGGACTGCATGGTCGACTCTCCCGTCCGCACCCTGACTGTGGCCACCGAACTGGATGATGACGAGATGGTGGAAGTGTCCGTAACGGATACCGGTCCGGGCATTGATCCCGAGGTCGCCTCCCGGCTGTTCCAGCCCTTTGTCACCACCAAGGCCGAAGGCATGGGGGTTGGCCTGTCAATCTGTCGGACGATCATTGAAGCTCACGGCGGGAAGATCTGGTTTGAACCGGGCCCGACCGGCGGTACGAGCTTCCGCTTCACCCTTCGGCGCGCGAAGACGGACGATCATGCTTAA
- a CDS encoding response regulator: protein MLQIASAPPSVYLVDDDQALRTALKFSLELEGFDVRTYETGEDLLKAHLPHRGGCLVLDQNLPGLSGLEALSVLRSRAVKLPALLITSHLAAALRDTARNAKATVVEKPLLGDVLVGCIWRALDEARAS, encoded by the coding sequence ATGCTTCAAATCGCTTCCGCCCCGCCGTCTGTCTATCTGGTCGATGACGACCAGGCGCTGCGAACTGCGCTGAAGTTTTCGCTCGAACTGGAAGGCTTTGACGTCCGCACCTACGAGACCGGTGAAGATCTGTTGAAGGCGCACCTGCCCCACCGCGGCGGCTGCCTGGTTCTGGATCAGAACCTGCCCGGCCTTAGCGGCCTTGAGGCCCTTTCCGTGCTCCGCAGCCGCGCAGTCAAACTGCCGGCCCTGCTGATAACAAGTCACCTTGCCGCCGCCCTGCGGGACACGGCGAGGAACGCCAAGGCCACCGTGGTGGAGAAGCCCCTGCTGGGCGATGTGCTGGTCGGTTGCATCTGGCGCGCCCTGGACGAAGCAAGAGCCAGCTAG
- the fixJ gene encoding DNA-binding response regulator (response regulator for histidine kinase FixL; part of global network that controls expression of aerobic respiratory terminal oxidases and carbon and nitrogen metabolic enzymes): MLKSPQVHLIDDDEAMRTSLSFLLDSAGLSNAVYASAEAFLDDIADDTTGCVITDIRMPGMSGMELVSFLKSKGAQLPVVVITGHGDVPLAVEAMKNGVVDFLEKPFDDDVLLAAIRRALVEHRPEAESTGQVTFSSVLAALSPRETEVLRGVVAGKANKVIAYELGISPRTVEVYRANVMAKTGAKGLPELVRMAMSAGF, encoded by the coding sequence ATGCTTAAGTCCCCGCAGGTCCACCTGATTGATGACGACGAGGCCATGCGGACCTCATTGTCCTTCCTGCTCGACAGCGCCGGGCTTTCCAACGCCGTCTATGCCTCAGCGGAGGCCTTTCTCGACGACATCGCCGACGACACTACGGGCTGCGTGATTACGGACATCCGGATGCCGGGCATGAGCGGCATGGAGCTGGTGTCCTTCCTGAAATCGAAGGGCGCCCAGTTGCCGGTCGTCGTCATTACCGGTCATGGGGACGTGCCGCTGGCGGTTGAAGCCATGAAGAACGGCGTCGTCGATTTTCTGGAAAAGCCCTTTGATGACGATGTGCTGCTGGCCGCCATTCGTCGGGCCCTGGTCGAACATCGACCCGAGGCGGAATCCACCGGCCAGGTGACGTTTTCTTCGGTCCTGGCGGCCCTGTCGCCCCGGGAAACCGAGGTCCTGCGCGGCGTTGTCGCCGGCAAGGCCAACAAGGTGATCGCCTACGAGCTCGGGATCAGCCCAAGGACGGTCGAAGTCTATCGCGCAAACGTCATGGCCAAGACCGGGGCCAAGGGCCTGCCTGAACTGGTGCGCATGGCGATGTCGGCGGGATTCTAG
- a CDS encoding Crp/Fnr family transcriptional regulator, producing MSLAYDFQDAIPPARPELAGVDETLDILNRMGVRIAYAKDEEIYGQDEDADLVYRVIEGAVRTSRVMSDGRRQIGDFYRAGELFGFETSSHHRFAAEALQDCVILVLKRSTLKSAGGDLERLTWATTNRELDRAQEHLLLLGRKTASEKVASFLLDLVRGSNQETVDLPMGRQDMADYLGLTIETVSRMLSQLQASRIVCFTATRKFRAPNIAALARLAA from the coding sequence ATGTCCCTCGCCTACGATTTCCAAGACGCCATCCCGCCCGCCCGGCCAGAACTGGCCGGTGTTGATGAGACGCTCGATATCCTCAACCGCATGGGCGTCCGCATCGCCTACGCCAAGGATGAGGAGATCTACGGTCAGGACGAGGACGCCGACCTTGTCTACCGGGTCATCGAGGGCGCCGTGCGCACCTCCCGGGTGATGAGCGACGGCCGTCGCCAGATCGGCGACTTCTACCGCGCCGGGGAACTCTTCGGCTTCGAGACCAGCAGCCATCACCGGTTCGCCGCAGAAGCCCTGCAGGACTGCGTCATCCTGGTCCTGAAGCGCTCGACCCTGAAGAGCGCCGGCGGCGATCTGGAAAGACTGACCTGGGCCACCACAAACCGGGAACTGGATCGCGCCCAGGAGCATCTGCTTCTGTTAGGTCGCAAGACCGCCAGCGAGAAGGTTGCAAGCTTCCTGCTGGACCTGGTCCGGGGTTCGAACCAGGAAACTGTCGACCTGCCCATGGGCCGACAGGATATGGCCGACTATCTAGGCCTGACCATCGAGACCGTTTCGCGCATGCTTTCGCAGTTGCAGGCTTCGCGGATCGTTTGCTTCACCGCCACCCGAAAGTTCCGGGCTCCGAATATCGCAGCACTCGCGCGTTTGGCGGCCTGA
- the ccoO gene encoding cytochrome-c oxidase, cbb3-type subunit II gives MWKQHGKLERHSLLLVLGILVVVAIGGLVEITPLFFLESTIEKVNGMRPYTPLEQAGRDIYVREGCYVCHSQMIRPLRDEVERYGHYSLAAESMYDHPFQWGSKRTGPDLARVGGKYSDAWHVAHLTDPRSVVPESVMPPYAFLAKKELDESDIQLKLAALTRVGVPYTKADIAAAKADLEAQADPTASGSGLHKRYGAKVIQRDYDGNPEKITEMDALVAYLQMLGGLVDFRTYKADAPENMR, from the coding sequence ATGTGGAAGCAACACGGTAAACTTGAGCGCCACTCCCTGCTCCTGGTCCTCGGCATCCTTGTCGTGGTCGCCATCGGCGGGCTGGTGGAGATTACTCCGCTCTTCTTCCTGGAAAGCACGATCGAGAAGGTGAACGGCATGCGGCCCTACACCCCGCTCGAACAGGCCGGACGGGACATCTATGTGCGGGAGGGCTGCTATGTCTGCCACTCGCAGATGATCCGCCCCCTGCGCGATGAGGTGGAGCGGTACGGCCACTACAGCCTCGCAGCCGAGAGCATGTACGACCACCCCTTCCAGTGGGGCTCCAAGCGGACCGGACCGGACCTGGCCCGGGTCGGCGGGAAGTACTCCGACGCCTGGCATGTCGCCCACCTGACGGATCCCCGTTCGGTGGTCCCGGAGTCGGTCATGCCTCCCTACGCCTTCCTGGCGAAGAAGGAGCTCGACGAAAGCGATATCCAGCTGAAGCTTGCGGCGCTGACCAGGGTTGGCGTCCCCTACACCAAGGCTGACATCGCCGCCGCCAAGGCCGACCTGGAAGCCCAGGCCGACCCCACGGCTTCGGGCTCGGGTCTTCACAAGCGCTACGGCGCCAAGGTGATCCAGCGCGACTATGACGGTAATCCGGAAAAGATCACCGAAATGGACGCCCTGGTGGCCTACCTCCAGATGCTGGGCGGTCTGGTCGACTTCCGCACCTACAAGGCCGACGCTCCGGAGAACATGCGATGA
- the ccoP gene encoding cytochrome-c oxidase, cbb3-type subunit III, whose product MSERKPNDTNEVETTGHEWDGIQEWDNPLPRWWLYIFYACVVFAIGYWIAMPAWPTLNGYTKGILHKSDRAQVVADLSELHKIRGVEGQMLKNASLEQIEADPKLQAYALAVGQSVFGDNCATCHGTGGAGGKGYPNLRDDVWIWGGTLQDIQHTLQVGVRSENPRARSSIMPSFGKDQILPAAQIDDLTEYVVALSGRKADAGAVQRAAPIFQANCIACHGATGVGNQALGAPNLTDKEWLYGSAREDIRGQIWNGRGGVMPTWEARLDPETIKALAVYVHANAAGK is encoded by the coding sequence ATGTCGGAGCGTAAACCCAACGACACCAACGAAGTCGAGACGACCGGTCACGAGTGGGACGGCATCCAGGAGTGGGATAATCCCCTTCCCCGGTGGTGGCTCTACATCTTCTACGCCTGCGTCGTCTTCGCGATCGGCTACTGGATCGCCATGCCGGCCTGGCCAACCCTGAATGGCTACACCAAGGGCATACTGCACAAGTCTGACCGGGCCCAGGTGGTCGCCGACCTCTCGGAACTGCACAAGATCCGCGGCGTCGAAGGCCAGATGCTGAAGAACGCCAGCCTTGAGCAGATTGAGGCCGATCCCAAGCTTCAGGCCTACGCCCTGGCGGTTGGCCAGTCGGTATTCGGCGACAACTGCGCCACCTGCCACGGCACGGGCGGCGCCGGCGGCAAGGGCTATCCCAATCTGAGGGACGATGTCTGGATCTGGGGCGGCACGCTCCAGGACATCCAGCACACCCTCCAGGTCGGCGTCCGTTCGGAAAATCCCAGGGCGCGGTCCTCAATCATGCCTTCGTTCGGCAAGGATCAGATCCTGCCGGCGGCGCAGATCGACGACCTCACCGAGTATGTGGTCGCCCTGTCCGGTCGCAAGGCTGATGCAGGGGCTGTCCAGCGCGCAGCGCCAATCTTCCAGGCCAACTGTATTGCCTGTCACGGCGCGACCGGTGTGGGCAATCAGGCCCTGGGCGCTCCGAACCTGACAGACAAGGAGTGGCTCTACGGTTCGGCCCGCGAGGATATCCGCGGACAAATCTGGAATGGTCGTGGCGGGGTCATGCCCACCTGGGAGGCCCGTCTGGATCCTGAAACCATCAAGGCCCTGGCCGTCTACGTCCACGCGAACGCCGCAGGAAAGTAG
- the ccoN gene encoding cytochrome-c oxidase, cbb3-type subunit I, translating into MTAEIQRQASPANAVVLQILTGVLALGALLATAFSPDPLFRLQGWIFLGAFVIACGALTIGIANGQFQNDQSRYEDGVVRAGVIATMFWAAVGMLVGVVIACQLAWPKIFYFPEFGWLNFGRLRPLHTSGVIFAFGGNALLCTSFYVVQRTCRARLAGGMAAWFVFWGYQLFIALAAIGYLTGITEGREYAEPEWIVDLWLTVVWVVYLLVFLGTIWKRKEPHIYVANWFYLAFIVTVAMLHIVNNLSLPISFLNHKSYSAFAGVQDALTQWWYGHNAVGFFLTAGFLAMMYYFVPKRVERPVYSYRLSIVHFWSLIFIYIWAGPHHLHYTALPQWTQTLGMTFSIMLWMPSWGGMINGLMTLSGAWDKLRTDPVVRMMTVAIAFYGMSTFEGPLMSIRTVNALSHYTDWTIGHVHSGALGWVGFISFGALYCLVPWLWKKEKMYSNTLIEWHFWIATIGILLYIAALWVSGIMEGLMWREYTPQGFLANSFVETVAAKHVENVIRVIGGLMYLSGTLIMAFNVWKTIAMPSPAGQVESSGPAAALPAQA; encoded by the coding sequence ATGACCGCCGAGATTCAGCGACAGGCTTCACCCGCGAATGCGGTGGTCCTGCAAATACTAACGGGGGTGCTTGCGCTGGGCGCCCTGCTTGCAACGGCGTTCTCGCCAGATCCGCTGTTTCGCCTCCAGGGATGGATCTTCCTGGGCGCATTCGTGATCGCCTGCGGGGCGCTGACCATCGGCATAGCCAATGGTCAGTTCCAGAATGACCAGTCCCGCTATGAGGACGGCGTGGTTCGCGCCGGGGTCATCGCCACCATGTTCTGGGCGGCGGTTGGCATGCTGGTCGGCGTGGTCATCGCCTGCCAGCTGGCCTGGCCCAAGATCTTCTACTTCCCGGAATTCGGTTGGTTGAACTTCGGGCGGCTGAGACCTCTCCACACCTCAGGCGTGATCTTCGCCTTTGGGGGCAACGCCCTGCTCTGCACATCCTTCTATGTGGTTCAGCGGACCTGCCGGGCCCGCCTGGCCGGGGGCATGGCGGCCTGGTTCGTGTTCTGGGGATATCAGCTGTTCATCGCCCTGGCGGCGATCGGCTATCTGACGGGCATTACCGAAGGTCGCGAGTACGCCGAGCCTGAATGGATCGTCGATCTGTGGCTGACGGTTGTCTGGGTGGTCTATCTGCTGGTCTTCCTGGGAACGATCTGGAAGCGGAAGGAACCCCACATCTACGTGGCCAACTGGTTCTATCTGGCCTTCATCGTGACGGTGGCCATGCTGCACATCGTCAACAATCTGTCCCTGCCGATCAGCTTCCTGAACCACAAGAGCTATTCGGCCTTCGCAGGGGTTCAGGACGCCCTGACCCAGTGGTGGTACGGCCACAATGCGGTGGGCTTCTTCCTGACCGCCGGTTTCCTGGCCATGATGTATTACTTCGTGCCCAAGCGCGTTGAGCGGCCGGTCTATTCGTACCGCCTGTCCATCGTTCACTTCTGGTCGCTGATCTTCATCTACATCTGGGCGGGTCCGCACCACCTGCATTACACGGCCTTGCCGCAGTGGACCCAGACCCTGGGCATGACCTTCTCCATCATGCTGTGGATGCCCTCATGGGGCGGCATGATCAACGGCCTGATGACCCTGTCGGGGGCCTGGGACAAGCTGCGCACCGACCCCGTCGTCCGCATGATGACCGTGGCCATCGCCTTCTACGGCATGTCCACCTTCGAGGGCCCGCTGATGTCCATCCGGACGGTCAACGCCCTCAGCCACTATACGGACTGGACCATTGGCCACGTGCACTCCGGCGCCCTCGGCTGGGTCGGCTTTATCAGCTTCGGCGCGCTCTACTGCCTGGTGCCCTGGCTCTGGAAGAAGGAGAAGATGTACTCCAACACCTTGATTGAGTGGCACTTCTGGATCGCGACGATCGGCATCCTGCTCTACATCGCCGCGCTCTGGGTGTCGGGCATCATGGAAGGTCTGATGTGGCGCGAATACACGCCGCAGGGCTTCCTCGCCAACAGCTTCGTCGAGACCGTCGCAGCCAAGCACGTCGAGAACGTGATCCGGGTCATCGGGGGTCTCATGTACCTCTCGGGCACGCTGATCATGGCCTTCAACGTCTGGAAGACCATCGCAATGCCCAGCCCCGCAGGACAGGTCGAGTCCTCGGGTCCGGCCGCTGCATTGCCTGCTCAGGCCTAA